The following coding sequences are from one Nerophis ophidion isolate RoL-2023_Sa unplaced genomic scaffold, RoL_Noph_v1.0 HiC_scaffold_62, whole genome shotgun sequence window:
- the LOC133547105 gene encoding gastrula zinc finger protein XlCGF57.1-like, whose translation MQTEEPQHNLIKKEEEYPLIPHFKNEEEHPLIPHFKEEEEDPLTPHFKKEAVDPQTPHIKAEEEYPLIPHFKNEEEHQWLPFFKEEMEEPLTPHFKKEAVDPPSPHIKAEEEDPLSPHIKEEEEEHSISQQGEHLEGLEEVDVTKMPVTGVPVKSEGDEVKGESEERGGGEPPSSSSTQHMTTEADGDHCGGSQADKLLAPLSDSEDTTSHSPDTDDEDSKDDKTCHTDNTHFTSSHSHKTFKYHSLLKEHMRTHTGERHFLCSICGKDFTQRYILKIHMRIHTGEKPFSCSECGKSFGKNQSLKVHMRTHTGEKPFSCSECGKSFVRNERLNAHMRSHTGEKPFSCSICGKDFTRRDHFKKHMRIHTGEQPFSCSICGKYFARKNYLKIHMSTHTGEKPYTCSVCCRSSIQSMHLKRHMRVHTGEKPFSCSVCSKDFTQMHHFKAHMTRHTADKP comes from the coding sequence atgcagacggaggagccacagcacaacctcattaagaaggaagaggaatacccactgatcccccattttaaaaatgaagaggaacacccactaatcccccattttaaagaggaagaggaggacccactgacaccccattttaaaaaggaagcagTGGATCCACAGACCCCTCACATTAAGGCGGAAGAGGAATatccactgatcccccattttaaaaatgaagaaGAACACCAATGGCTACCCTTTTTTAAAGAGGAGATGGAGGAACCACTGACaccacattttaaaaaggaagcggtggatccaccgagccctcacattaaggcggaagaggaggacccactgagccctcacattaaagaggaagaggaggaacacagcatcagtcagcagggagagcatcttgaaggactggaggaggttgatgtcaccaagatgccagtgactggtgtccctgtgaagagtgaaggtgatgaggtgaaaggtgaaagtgaggagaggggagggggggagcctccaagcagcagctcaacacaacacatgacaacagaagctgatggagaccactgtggaggatcacaagcagacaagctcttagctccactatcagatagtgaggacacaacgtcacactctcctgacactgatgatgaagactctaaagatgataagacatgtcacactgacaacactcacttcacatcttctcactctcacaaaacttttaaataccatagtcttctgaaagaacacatgagaacacacactggagaaagacattttttgtgttcgatctgcggtaaagattttactcaaagatacattttgaaaatacacatgagaatacacactggagaaaaacctttttcctgctcagaatgtggtaaaagttttggaaaaaatcaaagtttaaaagtacacatgagaacacacactggagaaaaaccgttttcctgctcagaatgtggtaaaagttttgtaagaaatgAACGTTTAAATGCACACATGagatcacacactggagaaaaacctttttcatgttcaatctgcggtaaagattttactcgaagggaccatttcaaaaaacacatgagaatacacactggagaacaacctttttcatgttcaatctgcggtaaatatTTTGCTCGAAAGAACtacttgaaaatacacatgagtacacacactggtgaaaaaccttatacttgttcagtatgttgtagaAGTTCTATACAAAGTatgcatttgaaaagacacatgagagtacacactggagaaaaacctttttcatgttcagtctgcagtaaagattttactcaaatgcaccatttcaaagcacacatgacaaGACACACTGCAGACAAACCTTAA